From the Trifolium pratense cultivar HEN17-A07 linkage group LG4, ARS_RC_1.1, whole genome shotgun sequence genome, the window AATTTGACATCTTCTCATTGCGCAGACTATAACTGGAGCTAGGAATATCGGATTAAGGCGCGGGCAGTTGCATTGGAAAGATAAGACAAAGAGCTATAACTTTCGTGTTGAAGTCCAAAGCCAATTCAGAGCACAAAGGAGTCATATTTACTCGTCAATGTCTCGGATTTACAaagatttaattattttcagcataacttttatttttcggcccaattgttttgtGGCCCATTTTGCTCGCTGTATAAAAACGAAAATCTGACCTAGGTCAGAGATCATTCTATCTTTCacgaaaaaataacaaaccctAGCAGCCGTCACTTGAATGGAGAACTAATTTCATCTTTCAATTCGTTGGTGTAAGGAACTggattcatgattcttgaggtCTGTTTTTAATGGCAAGTTCGTTTCTGTTTATGCTTTCTATCATCAATTTCGTTCCTTTTTCCATTGTATTATATTCAAGTTTATACAGTAGTTTTATTCGTTTTAATTCATCGCTTGTTTAGATTAAACCGAACATAAATTGATATAGAATTGCGCTTAGCAATAGGTTGATCGAATATGTCATGATATTGGCCGTGGTCTGAGACGCTTGTCCACTTTTCATGGTCGGTTGAATGCATTGgatgcttaatcgaatgaattcgctTATAAAACTACTGTATAAATTCGAATATAATAATTAAGCAATCATCTAACACGAATTCATACagtgaaaaaaggaaaattgtCATAGCACAGAGTgattaaaaagtgaaaaaactCTGTCATACACAGtgaaaaaacactaaaataacaGCAGAAGTCGTAAAATTCTGTCATACACAGTGTGattaaaaaacactaaaaagtgattaaaaagtgaaaaaactGTCATACACAGtgaaaaaacactaaaaattctCTTTCATACAAtgaaaaaacactaaaataacaGCAGAAGTCGTAAAATTGTCATAGCACAGAGTGATTAAAAAGTGCACCGATCAATCTGCGATGTTTTCTACTGTCGTCTGTGTAGTTTCAATAaccttcgttttttttttaacatatgtGGTTCTGTTAACTTGGTTCTTTTAACTAGTCCATTCCCTCAAAATGATTCATCTTATTTTCTAGTGTCTATTTCACATCACTTAAATTATGTTCGATCGATTTTTCAGTTTGCAATACAATGGACTCTTATTTGATTTTTGCAGGTAAGGTACAAAATGTTACTAAAGTTCAGACACTTCTTTTCAGTGCTACTTTTCCAAGCTGGGTTAAGCAAGTATGCAACTAAGTGATCCTTTCTTGTTCTGAATTCATTTTTCGTGTGTATTGGTTGGACATGTTCCCTTATCTAGCAATTTTTTGTTGCCAGATTTCTAAAAATTCTTCAAGCCAATCAGAAATATATCCATCTTGTTGCAGCTGAGATTAGGAAGATTGAGGCTAGCACCAATGTTCGACATATTGTCCTTCCATGTAATAGTACTAATCATAGGGCACAACTCATCCCAGATATTATTCGCTGTTATAGCAGGTGAAGTTTACAAATCCATTTGGTGACTTGTACATAATATGATGCAGGTTTAGACTCatagaaattgaatttttggCGTGAATTTATTTTCAGAGGAGGCCGAACAATTATATTTACAGAGGAAAAGTTGTCTGCTAATGTGATTGCCGGACTGTTGCCTGATGCAAGAGCTCTCCACGGTGAAGATCAGTTCCAAATATATGATCAACTATATTTTCTTCTCCATTTGGGAAGTATACTTGAAGTTTCTCCAAGGCAGAATGCATAAACTCATGTGCATCCTCTTGTTGAGGTCTTATAAAATCAAGTAAAAAATTTGTTACCGTATATGTCATGGATTACAAATTCAcaacaacaaatcaaataataagtagataaattttaaattaaatataaatttgttaCCGTATAT encodes:
- the LOC123923704 gene encoding DEAD-box ATP-dependent RNA helicase 7-like, whose amino-acid sequence is MLLKFRHFFSVLLFQAGLSKFLKILQANQKYIHLVAAEIRKIEASTNVRHIVLPCNSTNHRAQLIPDIIRCYSRGGRTIIFTEEKLSANVIAGLLPDARALHGEDQFQIYDQLYFLLHLGSILEVSPRQNA